In Cydia fagiglandana chromosome 23, ilCydFagi1.1, whole genome shotgun sequence, the genomic window TATAAATCGATTATATAGAATTCTGAGAATAATTAATAcagtaaattataatatatttacaggAAATGATAATCAAACCGACGCAATTCAAAACTTACGTTTAGAACTGAACTATGATTTTCGGCATTAAAGTTCCTATTTGAGTAATCGCTTAATTTTTTATAAACACTTACTGTTAACTGTTCCTAAGTGCTACAATATTGACCGTAAAATCCGATTTCACGGCATATAATGTGACATTGTGTTTCTATTAATTCTCGCCTGAAGTATTTATACGGCTGAGGTGTAAGGATGCAGTATTTGCAATATGTGGCTTTGGGTAGGTTTCTATTTGATATCAGCAGTTGTGACAGCTCAGAATACCGTAAGTATTTAAACTAATTTTCATCAAGTATATGTATACGATACTACAAGTTTTAAAGTGGTGAATTTTTCCTTTAAATGGACAAATTACTGTAAGTATCTAAAtaccatatattaaaaagtcaATCTTATGCCTACGGCAATTCTTATGGCCCCTCTATACGATGGACCagcgccgaccactccaagggacgcatttatgtccCAGTTGAACACGTCTCATGTTCCTGCATAGAAGGATATAGGTATCATAAGCAGGGGGAGGGGAACAAATGTATCAGACTATTCAGACTTTATATTAGTCTACTATATATAGTCGTCTATCTatcatataagtattataaaatatataaaccatatttgtgtaagattatcccataattattatttactagtTACCTCAGCATCTAAAGTGATTATGACAGTACATTTTATTCCACAGGTTCTTTCTGCTAAAGAAAACAAATTGCCAAATAATACCAAATGTGATGAGGTGTTACTTAAACTCTGGACGATATTTGCTAACCAGTTATATGAAAATGGAGGTGCTGTGATAGTTCCAAGTCGAGATCATATAATATACGCTTTAACATTGATCAAGAAATCTATATTAGATAAAGAAGACGGTGAAAATGTAGATGTTAAAGAAAAATTGTTTCTTCGTGAAGCAGAACTAGCGAAATACAAAGGAGTTTACTTATACGACAATCGGCCTTTACAAGCTTTGCTTGATCAAGAATTGATTACAAATGCGAATCAAAATGTTGGAGTCCAATCGTCGCAGTATAATCTTAACAGTCCTGTATATACTAATCAATTAATTGGATTAAATCCTATCGTGAAAGATTCTACCAGAAATCGTGATGAAAATTTTGCCAATACGATAGGTCAGCAGTCTGACCTAAATACGATTGACTCAAATAAAATACTTCACGCAGTTCAACTCACGAAGGAGACAAATCATCTTCTTGGGAGCGATTATACAGCTGACTTAGATCATGTAAAGGGGGTTGCTGATAAAATGAACAAATTATACGAATCAAGCAATGAGTATAAATATAGTTTGAAGTCTCAGCAACCTCTTCGTAATCTTAATGAGAATTATGTAGCCGCCAGCGTAGGGGTAGTGGATACTCCTTGGGTGTCATCTTTTTATTCTAAGCCTGCTGTCGTGCAAGCTAGCTATGTAGCACAAAGTCACTCACATACAAATAACATCAATCATGATCGCGATATTAGCCAGCCGAATATCTTGTATAATATACCGACACAAGACAGGCACAATAACGCTGTTAACCAATCCTATACATTAATCGCGAATGCAATGCAATCGAATGCAAATGGATTTAAAAACGCTATACTAAACCCAGAATCtacaaatcaattcaattttGTCAATGCTAAATACCACCCTAATCCTGCTCATTTTGGTGAAGCAACGAAAAAAGTATTACCAAGTAATCCTCTTATAACTAGTAAGGCATATGCCCAAACGTTTGTTGCCCCTATGCTAAAATATAACATGCATAAATATCCTTATtaccaaaataaaaatgtaggaCAAATCCTGCAATATACACCTCAAAACATGGCTCAATTTTCAGACGTCATTccaataaaaacaaatgtaaaCCAACGACTGTATGTACCAAATAACCGTTTAAATTACAATGTCTACTCTTCACTAAACCCTTACTCTTCGAAAAACCGGAATTATCTTCTAAGTAATGCATATAAACAAAGTCAAAATCAACCCTACATTTATATTCCCTATACTAATAAATATAACCCTGTAGTTGCAGTAAGGCCAAATAATACAAACGTGAATAATGTCTTTCAACAATCAGGTATGAATACACAGAATAGTATCTATACAATGCAAAACTACTTAAAACAGAACTCTCCCAACAGTGCTTTAAGTAATACAATCATACATAACATTCCACACCTTCAAACTGTCAATGAAAACGCAGTTAATAGACCTTCACCACTCTACACGTATATCACgaggtattttaataataacaaaCTTAACACACAACAAACTTTAAATTACTACAACGATCAAATGGTTATCGATAAGCTGGCAAATTGGATTAGTGGAACGAATTCAGCGAAATTAAATTCAAATATCGACGCTGATGCTGAGATAGAACTGACGTACAAAGTGAATAATCCACCTCCTTCATACCGCCCATCGGTTTACTACGTTAAATTCCGAATGCCATACAATGCATTTGCTAAACACTTAGCTGAATTATTAAAAATGCAGAACTTAAGATCAGCTTCAACAAACACAGATTTGTACAATGATTTGGCGTCACAATACAATGCTACAGTAATACCAACAGATATTGGAATGGATGGAATTCCCGAAGATACAAAAACTCCGGAAGAAAAGTTTTTAGTTAGAGCGAGATACATCCAACCGGATGAATCAGGTAATGACAATTCAAACTCagtagatattattaatttggtCAGAGAAGCAGAACCGATTAATGCAAATGTTGAGAATCCTATTAACAATGTAGAAAGTAATGACCAAATGCCATTGCAAGGTGTGTAATGCCAGTTATGCAGAAAAGAACTAGTGCGATTGTCTCGATTCCTATAGTTATTGAAGAAATTGTCAACGAATTGAATAAAATACGCCATGCTGACTAATAATTTATAGATATCGTGTTTACGGACATGGACACCTGTATATCGTCATCTGTATAATGTCTCGAAGATGATGTTATTCTTCTCAATATTacgtatttatactatttattttgttttattattaaaatacataaattaacgatgtatttattttttacatgcttATTTTCACTTCCAATATGTTACCCCTAATCCTGAGTTATGCTACATTTACACGCTTGGCAAGTTTCGACAAGCATCCTCAATCACAAGCGTGTGAACGGGGTGTTTGGCTTGGCTTACGTGAGCTTGTCGCCGATCCTCGGGGCCAATGTCAGtttttgatggctcctctacacgatgggctagtgccggccactccaagggacacagccatgcgatagaatgagatagcaatatcacttgctccctctaacgtatacatgcgtcccttggagtggccggcgttggcccgtTGTGTAGTGGAGCCCTGAAACAGATCACGTTGTCCGGAATACAAAAACGCATTTGCAAGCGTGTACAATTGTAAATAGCATTCAAGCGTTTGTGCTGGCTTGAGGTGAGtattaaagccgtaacagactaccgcaccgcaccgcgaccttggtgtgCAAGGTGGTCGCCGTACATGCGTTAAGGAGTTAGTTATAAtttagagcgagaaagagatattttgtgcggtagtctgttcatcatcatcatcatctcagccataagacgtcgactgctgaacataggcctcccccttgggggggggtgaatgccataatcgccacgcttggcaggcgggttggcgatcgcagtcgagtacaccgaatttgagggacgctgctgcccgtccaccggtggtcttggacgtggtttaaggacataccctggtcctggacgcagtttaaggacatacccgggtccgggggTTGGTAGTCTGTTATGGCTTTTATATTCTTTAACTTAGGTAAACGTTTGCCAAATCTCGGCAAGAGTCAGACCTAGATAActctaacaattttttttacagcCCAGACTTTGCAATTTGACGTAACCCTTGAACAGTCATTATCAAAATCTCTACagacttattttatttagtgtaactctaacgctacgtcttacgtaggcgaacaacgcgcgaacgcggcgcggcgcggcgcggcgaaatcaatcctttgatgcccatagaagtgtcctacgtaagcgatctcgttgcgaacgcggtgcggcgcgatttgcacgcgaatgtcaggcggcgcggcgcggcgcggctagggcatgctcccgggaattcccggttctcatattcccgggaattcccggttctcatattcccgggaattcccggttctcatattcccgggaattcccgggaattttatggtgtcaaaagaaccggtactgaagacccggtaccggtacttcccggttctcatcatatgactatttattcccatttcaatagtagtaatgttttagtactttagctcaggacattatataacatttaataatggtgctatgaaatgggggacccaaataacccgacaactaacctagtaaagtaggcattcgtgccgtcatagtgctgagtgcatcgactacgctacggccgtgtggctcggcccaggcggagGCAATGTGTGCCggtaatttcgtaaaataggttgAAACGCCAATTAAGtctttgtttataataaaataagtcatttattaattcttacgcaattattcatatgaaaataagtcattcataaagattgtacgctaacagaaacaatttcttaaaagtaatcaaaagatgccttgagaaccgggaagaaccgggaatcccggttccggcaatgcccagaaccgggaaatgaaattcttggtaccgggaccggtactgcatgccctaggcgcggcgcggcggcggccgctttcgccgcgccgcgccgcgccgcgttcgcgcgttgttcgcctacgtaagacgtagcgtaaatgTAGCATCAAGGGTTTCATGTATATtcgatcccaccaaaaacataaatgtaaaaaaggagagccaagttcaatacaaaaattatgcttggctgtggggctcgccgcaaaaagaatggagatctaaatgagtgccactgccaagttctatgcaaatttcaaatatgtatttataggaacaaaataacattataaacaagtattaaactctatttctttgctttattggatacctataacaattgctgttatttaaaaaatgtgagatcttaaagtaggttagatttgacttggccagttttcattatatcaatcattttatatatattgtaattctgataaaacctcgccaagccaaatctaacctactttaagatctcacatttttttaaataacagcaattgttataggtatccaataaagcaaagaaatagagtttaatacttgtttataatgttattttgttcctataaatacatatttgaaatttgcatagaacttggcagtggcactcatttagatctccattctttttgcggcgagccccacagccaagcataatttttgtattgaacttggctctccttttttacatttatgtttttggtgggatatcaatactttttgtaaagaaaactaggcaggtattgagatttaatgttttttcttgtgtttccgctgtatggtttttacttctgttctttgtataattatgtggtgccgcgcgccgccgacgacacaccgttggccggttgtttagagcgtattacaagttttttgtatggggacaccacttattttttgactaaactttattttaatatagcaaatataataatacatatattggggtagtttcaaatatctgcttgtaggtaacggttccaacgctacaataaaaaaatatttttttgtatggggaccccccctattttttaacttttttttatttttagattttttcctacgcttacacacaataaccgagctggattccaaatttcatccttctaggtcatctggaagtaggttaggtttaggtacttatatgtcagtccca contains:
- the LOC134675826 gene encoding probable serine/threonine-protein kinase clkA, giving the protein MWLWVGFYLISAVVTAQNTVLSAKENKLPNNTKCDEVLLKLWTIFANQLYENGGAVIVPSRDHIIYALTLIKKSILDKEDGENVDVKEKLFLREAELAKYKGVYLYDNRPLQALLDQELITNANQNVGVQSSQYNLNSPVYTNQLIGLNPIVKDSTRNRDENFANTIGQQSDLNTIDSNKILHAVQLTKETNHLLGSDYTADLDHVKGVADKMNKLYESSNEYKYSLKSQQPLRNLNENYVAASVGVVDTPWVSSFYSKPAVVQASYVAQSHSHTNNINHDRDISQPNILYNIPTQDRHNNAVNQSYTLIANAMQSNANGFKNAILNPESTNQFNFVNAKYHPNPAHFGEATKKVLPSNPLITSKAYAQTFVAPMLKYNMHKYPYYQNKNVGQILQYTPQNMAQFSDVIPIKTNVNQRLYVPNNRLNYNVYSSLNPYSSKNRNYLLSNAYKQSQNQPYIYIPYTNKYNPVVAVRPNNTNVNNVFQQSGMNTQNSIYTMQNYLKQNSPNSALSNTIIHNIPHLQTVNENAVNRPSPLYTYITRYFNNNKLNTQQTLNYYNDQMVIDKLANWISGTNSAKLNSNIDADAEIELTYKVNNPPPSYRPSVYYVKFRMPYNAFAKHLAELLKMQNLRSASTNTDLYNDLASQYNATVIPTDIGMDGIPEDTKTPEEKFLVRARYIQPDESGNDNSNSVDIINLVREAEPINANVENPINNVESNDQMPLQGV